The Dehalogenimonas lykanthroporepellens BL-DC-9 genome includes a window with the following:
- a CDS encoding protein of unknown function UPF0118 (PFAM: protein of unknown function UPF0118~KEGG: sti:Sthe_1109 protein of unknown function UPF0118), giving the protein MVFLVVLIALSVLIYSLRSVLLPFFIGLLAAYILHPLILLMERYITLPKPFERHKRLIFVIVVMLVLLALIVAVASYMMATLFNTISELSDNASQIFTSVSAYFTGLLESIRTQFPPDVQASIDSFVAEALAEIGNAAQGFLSRSVTVIPTTVGFIFGFAALPMFLFYMLKDWERLRDSLQRGLPGLAAVHTRNILNIIGNVLGRYIRAQLLLGSIVGSLTFIGLLIMNVNFGLALLLATVAGLFEMVPTIGPWISGIFAAVIILATYPDLVIWVILLFLLIQGLENNLLVPRVQGQMLHIHPAIALLLLVLGAYLAGIWGILLAVPLAATIVKIFQYTDDTSRMEDNRPLLHYDSKTFEK; this is encoded by the coding sequence ATGGTGTTCCTGGTGGTGTTAATCGCTCTTTCGGTGCTGATTTACAGTCTCCGAAGTGTACTTCTGCCCTTTTTCATCGGCCTGCTGGCGGCCTATATCCTGCATCCCCTGATACTGCTGATGGAACGGTATATCACCCTGCCGAAGCCGTTCGAGCGCCATAAACGTTTGATTTTCGTTATCGTCGTCATGCTGGTTCTGCTGGCTCTGATTGTGGCGGTGGCCAGTTACATGATGGCCACTCTGTTCAACACCATTTCTGAACTGTCGGACAACGCCTCTCAGATATTCACCTCTGTCAGCGCTTACTTCACCGGTCTGCTGGAAAGCATCCGGACACAGTTCCCGCCCGACGTCCAGGCCAGCATAGACTCCTTCGTCGCCGAAGCCCTGGCTGAAATCGGCAACGCCGCCCAGGGTTTCCTGTCCCGAAGCGTCACCGTCATCCCCACCACCGTCGGTTTCATTTTCGGCTTCGCCGCCCTGCCCATGTTCCTGTTCTACATGCTCAAAGACTGGGAAAGACTGCGCGACTCTCTTCAACGGGGCCTGCCGGGGCTGGCGGCGGTTCACACCCGCAATATCCTTAATATCATCGGCAATGTATTAGGCCGCTATATACGAGCCCAACTCCTCCTGGGGAGCATCGTCGGCAGTCTGACATTCATCGGTCTACTGATAATGAACGTCAATTTCGGCCTGGCTCTCCTTCTGGCTACCGTCGCCGGCCTTTTCGAAATGGTACCGACCATCGGCCCGTGGATAAGCGGCATCTTCGCGGCAGTCATCATCCTGGCCACCTATCCCGACCTGGTCATCTGGGTGATCCTGTTATTCCTTCTGATTCAGGGTCTGGAGAACAACCTGCTGGTACCCCGCGTTCAGGGTCAGATGTTGCACATTCATCCCGCCATCGCCCTTCTGCTTCTGGTGCTGGGGGCCTATCTGGCCGGCATCTGGGGCATCCTGCTGGCGGTACCGCTGGCGGCCACCATAGTCAAGATATTCCAGTACACCGACGATACCTCCAGAATGGAAGACAACCGACCACTATTGCATTATGACTCCAAAACTTTTGAGAAATAA
- a CDS encoding cobyrinic acid a,c-diamide synthase (KEGG: det:DET0128 cobyrinic acid a,c-diamide synthase~TIGRFAM: cobyrinic acid a,c-diamide synthase~PFAM: Cobyrinic acid ac-diamide synthase; CobB/CobQ domain protein glutamine amidotransferase), with the protein MKIPRIVIAGTSSGVGKTTIATGLTYALKRRGLRVQPFKCGPDYIDPGYLGVAAATDCHNLDAWMLPEPNLRELFGYFNRERDLALIEGVMGLFDGHRASAGDGSTAHIARITGAPVILILNVAKTGQSAAAMALGFASFDPRVKIAGIILNQVGSPSHLATVKNAIEEKCRIPVIGSLPKNADLTLPERHLGLVPAVERGDASGFLDTLGDLIEAHIDLDRLLELAGGAPDFKLPDSPVLFPASPVETRVRIAVARDAAFNFYYQANIELLRAWGAAIAFFSPVYDTALPEGIGGVYLGGGFPEVFLGELEANTAMKQAVKDAVSAGLPVFAECGGLMYLTQGIVDFEGRSYEMAGLLPGYCRMQGRLQRLGYTTAQALQASPLAEPGQRLRGHMFHWSLLDEPTESVAAYRVIEPREQLEGFVLGPENNLLASYLHLHFGSDAGLARRFIACCRPPETG; encoded by the coding sequence ATGAAGATTCCTCGCATCGTCATCGCCGGCACCTCTTCGGGCGTCGGCAAAACCACCATCGCCACCGGGCTGACTTATGCCCTGAAGCGACGCGGCCTCCGGGTTCAGCCTTTCAAGTGCGGCCCGGATTACATCGACCCGGGTTACCTCGGCGTCGCCGCCGCCACTGACTGCCACAACCTGGACGCCTGGATGCTCCCCGAACCGAACCTCCGGGAACTTTTCGGCTATTTCAACCGGGAACGTGACCTGGCCCTCATTGAGGGCGTCATGGGGCTGTTCGATGGCCATCGAGCTTCGGCCGGCGATGGCTCCACCGCCCACATCGCCCGGATAACCGGCGCCCCTGTCATTCTCATTCTCAATGTGGCTAAAACCGGCCAGAGCGCCGCCGCCATGGCGCTGGGCTTCGCTTCTTTCGACCCGCGGGTCAAAATTGCCGGTATCATTCTGAACCAGGTGGGCAGTCCCAGCCATCTGGCCACAGTTAAAAACGCCATCGAAGAAAAATGCCGGATACCGGTCATCGGCAGTCTGCCCAAGAACGCCGACCTCACCCTGCCGGAACGCCACCTGGGACTGGTGCCGGCGGTGGAACGCGGGGATGCCTCCGGTTTCCTGGATACCCTCGGCGACCTCATCGAAGCCCATATCGACCTTGACCGTCTGCTGGAACTGGCCGGCGGCGCGCCGGATTTCAAACTGCCGGATTCGCCGGTACTTTTCCCGGCCTCGCCGGTCGAAACGCGCGTCCGTATCGCCGTGGCCCGGGATGCCGCCTTCAATTTTTATTACCAGGCCAATATCGAACTGCTCCGAGCCTGGGGCGCCGCAATCGCCTTTTTCAGCCCGGTTTACGACACCGCCCTGCCCGAGGGCATCGGCGGCGTCTATCTCGGCGGCGGTTTTCCGGAGGTCTTTCTCGGTGAACTGGAGGCCAACACCGCCATGAAGCAGGCCGTTAAAGACGCCGTATCGGCCGGACTGCCCGTCTTCGCCGAATGCGGCGGCCTGATGTATCTGACCCAGGGCATCGTCGATTTCGAAGGCCGCTCCTACGAGATGGCCGGCCTCCTGCCCGGCTACTGCCGTATGCAGGGCCGCCTCCAGCGGCTGGGATATACCACCGCCCAAGCCCTCCAAGCCTCACCCCTGGCCGAACCGGGCCAGCGTCTCCGGGGACATATGTTTCACTGGTCGCTCCTGGATGAACCGACTGAGAGTGTGGCCGCCTACCGGGTCATCGAGCCGCGGGAACAACTGGAAGGCTTTGTCCTCGGGCCTGAGAATAACCTGCTGGCCAGTTACCTCCACCTTCACTTCGGCTCGGACGCCGGCCTGGCGCGGCGTTTCATCGCCTGTTGCCGCCCGCCTGAAACCGGATGA
- a CDS encoding conserved hypothetical protein (KEGG: det:DET1252 hypothetical protein) yields MFSTNIVQQAWIRSSGRCECVRGTHRHFGRCNRPLAWERRAESGPGGWVAASKSGKFVKEVDDCEVICWFCNNSA; encoded by the coding sequence ATGTTTTCCACTAACATCGTACAGCAGGCCTGGATAAGGTCTTCCGGACGGTGCGAATGCGTTCGCGGCACTCACCGGCACTTCGGCCGATGCAACCGGCCGCTGGCATGGGAGCGCCGGGCGGAAAGCGGCCCCGGCGGCTGGGTCGCCGCCAGCAAGAGCGGCAAGTTCGTCAAGGAAGTAGATGACTGCGAGGTCATCTGCTGGTTCTGTAACAACTCGGCCTGA
- a CDS encoding conserved hypothetical protein (KEGG: hypothetical protein), protein MSNDSGSGFALGLIVGTAIGVGIGLLYAPHPGDDTRAILREKAGEFSERAEEFADRVKEGATAAKENFSSRLAEEAE, encoded by the coding sequence ATGAGCAATGATTCAGGTAGCGGCTTCGCCCTCGGACTGATAGTGGGCACGGCTATCGGCGTCGGCATCGGTCTGCTGTACGCGCCGCATCCCGGTGATGATACCCGGGCTATTCTCCGGGAAAAAGCCGGGGAATTCAGCGAACGGGCGGAAGAGTTTGCCGACCGGGTCAAGGAAGGTGCGACCGCCGCCAAGGAGAACTTCAGCAGCCGCCTGGCCGAAGAAGCAGAATAA
- a CDS encoding conserved hypothetical protein (KEGG: hau:Haur_0843 hypothetical protein), translated as MGIEWYRDLVIIIAGVLIILISFVILLLVISIHRKTNRIYDRSQNILRSLENTSGTIEGFTQYATRELVKPVIEIAALFQGLKTGIDSLFKRRKQP; from the coding sequence ATGGGCATCGAGTGGTATCGGGATCTGGTGATAATCATCGCCGGTGTTCTGATAATCCTTATCAGTTTCGTCATCCTGTTGCTGGTGATTTCCATCCACCGCAAGACCAACCGGATATATGACCGGTCGCAGAACATCCTGCGTTCGCTGGAAAACACCTCCGGCACTATCGAAGGTTTCACTCAGTACGCCACCCGGGAACTGGTTAAGCCCGTCATTGAGATCGCCGCCCTGTTCCAGGGATTGAAAACCGGTATCGACAGTCTTTTCAAAAGGAGAAAACAGCCATGA
- a CDS encoding radical SAM enzyme, Cfr family (KEGG: tel:tll2425 hypothetical protein~TIGRFAM: radical SAM enzyme, Cfr family~PFAM: Radical SAM domain protein): MDKPETTRTLLGMNTAELRQLAETLGQSAFRGNQLAEWLYHRDAAAIAEMTNLPAAFRYRLAECYPTGRPVVITRRQSDDGTLKLLLEFADGEQVETVGLPYHDRYSCCVSTQAGCPVGCAFCATGQGGYRRQLSAGEIVAQVLAVSREAGRRVDHVTFMGMGEPLLNYDATVKALHLLRDEVGIAARHLTVSTIGHVPGILRLARENLPVTLALSLHTPDEVTRRRLIPGLRSTPAEIVTAGREHFALTGRRLTVEYCLLDGVNDRPEDASALAVLLEGTGFHINLIPFNPTDDLPFRPSPATTVERFMNRLRAAGFEVTARVRRGADIEAACGQLRPRR; the protein is encoded by the coding sequence ATGGATAAACCGGAAACCACACGAACCCTGCTGGGGATGAATACCGCCGAACTGCGTCAGCTGGCCGAAACACTCGGTCAGTCGGCTTTCCGCGGTAACCAGCTGGCAGAGTGGCTGTACCACCGAGACGCCGCCGCCATTGCAGAGATGACCAATCTGCCGGCGGCCTTCCGCTACCGCCTGGCTGAGTGCTATCCCACCGGACGCCCTGTCGTTATCACCCGCCGCCAGAGCGACGACGGTACACTCAAACTACTGCTGGAATTCGCCGACGGGGAGCAGGTCGAAACCGTCGGCCTGCCATACCATGACCGCTATTCGTGCTGTGTCTCAACTCAAGCCGGCTGTCCCGTCGGTTGCGCCTTCTGCGCCACCGGTCAGGGCGGTTACCGTCGCCAGTTGAGCGCCGGTGAAATCGTGGCCCAGGTACTGGCCGTCAGCCGGGAAGCCGGACGGCGGGTAGATCATGTCACCTTCATGGGTATGGGCGAGCCCCTGCTCAATTACGACGCCACGGTCAAAGCCCTGCATCTGCTCCGTGATGAAGTCGGCATAGCCGCCCGCCACCTGACCGTCAGCACCATCGGCCATGTGCCGGGCATCCTCCGGCTGGCGCGGGAAAATCTGCCGGTGACACTGGCCTTGTCCCTGCATACCCCGGACGAAGTTACCCGGCGCCGCCTTATACCAGGACTACGCTCCACCCCGGCGGAAATCGTCACTGCCGGAAGAGAACACTTCGCCCTGACCGGCCGCCGCCTGACCGTGGAATACTGCCTGCTCGACGGAGTCAATGACCGGCCGGAAGACGCCTCAGCCCTGGCCGTCCTCCTCGAAGGTACCGGCTTCCATATCAACCTCATCCCCTTCAACCCGACCGATGACCTCCCGTTCCGGCCTTCCCCGGCAACGACGGTGGAACGCTTCATGAATCGTCTGCGAGCGGCCGGATTTGAAGTCACCGCCCGGGTACGCCGCGGCGCCGATATCGAAGCCGCCTGCGGCCAGTTGCGCCCGCGCCGCTGA
- a CDS encoding phosphoesterase PA-phosphatase related protein (KEGG: ttr:Tter_1193 phosphoesterase PA-phosphatase related protein~PFAM: phosphoesterase PA-phosphatase related~SMART: phosphoesterase PA-phosphatase related), whose product MEVLIELDQELALLINSWSGHIPILDELFRGLANDYFLVIGATLGILFLWLSSAEPGRRAINQRLSLQAMVSLGIASGIVGILNQVIYRARPFDELPINVLLYQPTDSSFPANSAAVLFAVAAATMLGNRKAGWFFLAAACLHSMARIYAGMYYPLDIVGGAAIAFLAALAVRWLFHLAGFFIDWLLGLMRRIFLAD is encoded by the coding sequence TTGGAAGTCCTGATCGAACTCGACCAGGAACTGGCGCTTCTCATCAATTCCTGGTCGGGGCATATTCCAATCCTGGATGAGTTGTTTAGGGGACTGGCCAACGACTATTTTCTCGTCATCGGGGCCACCCTGGGCATTCTGTTCCTCTGGCTGAGTTCGGCTGAACCGGGGCGCCGGGCCATCAACCAGCGACTGTCCCTCCAGGCAATGGTCTCACTGGGTATCGCCAGTGGAATTGTCGGCATTCTTAACCAGGTTATCTACCGGGCCCGTCCCTTCGATGAATTGCCGATCAACGTCCTGCTGTATCAGCCGACCGATTCCTCGTTCCCGGCTAACTCGGCAGCAGTGCTCTTCGCCGTAGCCGCGGCGACAATGCTGGGCAACCGCAAGGCCGGCTGGTTTTTCCTGGCGGCGGCGTGTCTTCATTCCATGGCCCGGATTTATGCCGGCATGTATTACCCGCTGGATATCGTCGGCGGCGCCGCCATAGCATTCCTGGCGGCACTGGCGGTCAGATGGTTGTTCCACCTGGCCGGGTTCTTTATCGACTGGTTGCTGGGATTGATGCGCCGCATATTTCTGGCCGATTGA
- a CDS encoding ribonuclease BN (KEGG: ssp:SSP0910 hypothetical protein~TIGRFAM: ribonuclease BN~PFAM: ribonuclease BN), protein MTPKLLRNKINRAKDRVLSIRPIRVIVGTIEALGRDDASHLAAGVAYFAVLSLFPLLLGFISIAGLFLPSEAVQQAIFDFMETNLPIASEIIVENIDSIIASRGVIGIISLLALFWTSSNMFTAIAVALNRSCGVCERHPFYIRKPRDMALSLAAGFLFLFSGVLPTVISLIPEAHLPLVGSTTNVILFLIGAGLSFLVFLVLYSFLPTHRRPWQFIWPGALLGTVAFEGLRYFFIMFLSNFANFKLVYGTIGSAVALMIWIYLSAFILLIGAEFNGQLKRLHEGTLELDADKPI, encoded by the coding sequence ATGACTCCAAAACTTTTGAGAAATAAAATCAACCGGGCCAAGGATCGGGTACTGTCTATTCGCCCAATCCGGGTTATCGTCGGCACCATCGAGGCGCTGGGGCGTGATGATGCCTCACACCTGGCGGCCGGCGTCGCCTATTTCGCTGTACTGTCGCTGTTCCCGTTGTTACTGGGCTTCATCTCCATCGCCGGCTTGTTTCTGCCCTCCGAAGCGGTTCAGCAGGCCATCTTCGATTTTATGGAAACCAACCTGCCCATCGCCAGTGAAATCATCGTCGAAAACATTGACAGCATCATTGCCTCAAGAGGGGTTATTGGTATAATCAGTCTGCTGGCCCTTTTCTGGACCAGTTCCAACATGTTCACTGCCATTGCGGTCGCCCTTAACCGCAGTTGCGGTGTCTGTGAAAGGCATCCTTTCTATATCCGCAAGCCACGAGATATGGCCTTATCACTGGCCGCCGGCTTCCTGTTCCTGTTCTCCGGGGTTCTGCCCACTGTCATCAGCCTGATTCCGGAAGCTCATCTGCCTCTGGTGGGTAGCACCACCAACGTAATTCTGTTTTTAATCGGTGCCGGCCTGTCTTTCCTGGTATTTCTGGTGCTTTACAGTTTCCTGCCAACACATCGCAGGCCGTGGCAATTCATCTGGCCGGGCGCTCTGCTGGGGACCGTGGCATTCGAGGGACTGCGGTATTTCTTCATCATGTTCCTGTCCAACTTCGCCAACTTCAAGCTGGTGTACGGCACCATCGGGTCGGCGGTAGCCCTGATGATATGGATATACCTGTCGGCTTTCATCCTGTTGATCGGGGCTGAATTCAACGGCCAGTTGAAGCGGCTCCACGAGGGAACTCTGGAACTGGACGCGGATAAACCTATCTGA
- a CDS encoding Tubulin/FtsZ GTPase (PFAM: Tubulin/FtsZ GTPase~KEGG: det:DET1054 tubulin/FtsZ family protein) → MKLMVVGCGQCGGRIADQFAKLNRVAHVRRGVDIATNVLAVNSDVADLSGLEHIRSDYQHRVLIGAQKTSGHGVGKINEMGAEIARDDGDKLIQAIKNSPNFGETDAFLLIAGAAGGTGSGSISVLSQQIKERFPEKPVYNMLVLPFAYEEATEERSVFNVGICLKSCYLVADAIFLVDNQRFIKASHSLRANLDKINYHMVKPFYNLLCAGEEKNPKYIGSKVMDGGDIIQTLSGWTVIGFGQTKTPNLKFRRNADFRDQSNEVRKGAEAINAALADLSLRCNPTDAKRGLYLLTASQSDMSMDLINEMSGALKGMATEATIRTGDYPRGDKTLDVTVVLSELVNSSRVMDYFSKTISYINNSRRRQSGLEYGFRGVEESFKDIPSLL, encoded by the coding sequence ATGAAATTAATGGTTGTGGGTTGTGGTCAGTGCGGCGGCCGGATAGCCGATCAGTTCGCCAAACTGAACCGCGTTGCCCATGTCAGACGCGGCGTGGATATCGCCACCAATGTACTGGCGGTCAACTCCGATGTGGCCGACCTTTCCGGGCTGGAGCATATACGCTCCGACTACCAGCATCGCGTACTCATTGGCGCTCAGAAGACTTCGGGGCACGGCGTGGGTAAAATCAATGAAATGGGCGCCGAAATCGCCCGGGACGATGGCGACAAGCTCATCCAGGCCATCAAGAACTCTCCCAATTTCGGCGAGACGGATGCTTTCCTGCTGATTGCCGGGGCGGCCGGCGGTACCGGTTCCGGTTCCATCTCGGTGCTGTCCCAGCAGATAAAGGAACGCTTCCCGGAGAAACCGGTGTACAACATGCTGGTTCTGCCTTTTGCCTATGAAGAGGCCACTGAGGAACGCTCCGTATTCAATGTCGGCATCTGCCTCAAGTCGTGCTATCTGGTGGCCGACGCCATTTTCCTGGTGGATAACCAGCGTTTCATCAAAGCCAGCCACTCACTCCGGGCTAACCTGGATAAGATTAACTATCACATGGTCAAGCCGTTCTATAATCTGCTGTGCGCCGGTGAGGAAAAGAACCCCAAGTATATCGGCTCCAAGGTCATGGACGGCGGCGATATCATCCAGACCCTGTCCGGCTGGACAGTCATCGGCTTCGGCCAGACCAAGACGCCTAACCTGAAATTCCGGCGCAACGCCGATTTCCGGGATCAGAGCAACGAGGTGCGCAAGGGCGCCGAGGCCATCAACGCCGCCCTGGCCGACCTGTCGCTTCGGTGCAATCCCACTGACGCCAAGCGTGGTCTCTACCTGCTGACTGCTTCTCAGTCTGACATGAGCATGGATCTCATCAACGAGATGTCGGGCGCCCTTAAAGGCATGGCCACCGAGGCGACCATCCGCACCGGGGACTATCCGCGCGGCGATAAGACACTGGACGTGACCGTGGTGCTGTCCGAGCTGGTCAACTCCAGCCGGGTCATGGATTACTTTTCCAAGACCATTTCTTACATCAATAATTCCCGGCGCCGCCAGTCGGGGCTGGAATACGGCTTCCGGGGTGTGGAGGAATCCTTCAAGGACATTCCGTCATTGCTCTAG
- a CDS encoding hypothetical protein (KEGG: dev:DhcVS_660 hypothetical protein), whose amino-acid sequence MTEKDELQSAGDRSAAASREAVREANDLARTARTIVDNAEKQSREAVKQAEKAVKVADDTAKNYAKNYEKAIAQAEEAARKARESAEKNTSVFEEAIRRAEGAVAVASADADELNRSYREAARNAEATVKELKGQAEAAGKEAQKALNEAKAAARSIGEDAASALATAETAMTAAEEARSAATRTAQETAEAVNRARAGVDEAIENARRSTAEAIAETERATAEMRKQTDRFTESTMAETRSALDKAKAEAAAAVATAEKQAAEALRRAEAIAGEIRDSAAAYSRQFEQAAKIAADAGAEATAAGKRAVAVSEQAAGTAEAAAQAARESAEKASREAIEASNKAITAADAASRDSITASSAAIEKAENLTRQVREAAEESARLAAEAATAADQASTGVAGAESAATDARRSAESVELKSREVIKRVETLAKQTENSISGYSRNYEKAIKTAEAISLSAQAAGERAVSLSNQAMQRAETAGEEAKQAADKAAHMAVKAAENAVQSAEQASANCVTQAAEAINRAEEAARSAREAADHAGADARMAASRADEAGKAAADAASAAARSSQEAIDRVAAITEESKRTVTEMIDVMSERIAQLEEQSRTTREMAERSAASSKETIARMEQLMQEAADASQAGTKAARDAVKAARRAAQEAARSWIATFQDIVQSASDIGSVNERILAETAEEIGKPPAEIARRPRREPPPPKPEPVPEKPPAAEPESGETTPAPPRESLKNRMEMLEQMFKEAQNRPPEPREE is encoded by the coding sequence ATGACCGAAAAAGATGAACTCCAATCCGCCGGCGACCGGTCGGCCGCAGCCTCCCGGGAGGCCGTCCGTGAAGCTAATGACCTGGCCCGCACCGCCCGCACCATCGTGGACAACGCCGAAAAGCAGTCCCGGGAAGCGGTCAAACAGGCGGAAAAAGCGGTTAAGGTTGCCGACGACACCGCCAAAAACTACGCCAAAAATTATGAAAAAGCCATCGCCCAAGCGGAAGAAGCGGCTCGCAAAGCCCGTGAAAGCGCTGAAAAGAATACTTCGGTATTCGAAGAGGCAATCCGTCGCGCCGAAGGAGCCGTAGCCGTTGCTTCGGCCGATGCCGATGAACTGAACCGCTCCTACCGCGAAGCCGCCAGAAATGCCGAAGCCACCGTCAAGGAATTGAAGGGACAGGCCGAAGCCGCCGGCAAGGAAGCGCAGAAGGCGCTAAACGAGGCCAAGGCCGCCGCCAGGAGCATCGGCGAGGACGCCGCCAGTGCCCTGGCCACCGCCGAGACAGCCATGACCGCGGCCGAAGAAGCGCGGTCGGCGGCTACCCGCACCGCTCAGGAAACGGCCGAAGCTGTCAACCGGGCGCGAGCCGGCGTGGACGAAGCCATCGAAAATGCCCGCCGCTCAACCGCCGAAGCCATCGCTGAAACAGAGCGAGCTACCGCTGAAATGCGTAAGCAAACGGATCGATTCACCGAAAGCACCATGGCTGAGACACGCTCAGCGCTGGACAAAGCCAAAGCCGAAGCCGCGGCCGCCGTTGCGACCGCTGAAAAACAGGCCGCCGAAGCCCTGCGCCGGGCTGAAGCCATCGCCGGTGAAATCCGGGATTCAGCGGCCGCCTATTCCCGGCAATTCGAGCAAGCCGCCAAAATCGCCGCCGACGCCGGCGCTGAAGCCACCGCCGCCGGTAAAAGGGCTGTTGCCGTTTCAGAGCAGGCCGCGGGTACGGCGGAGGCCGCCGCTCAGGCCGCCCGGGAATCAGCCGAAAAAGCCTCTCGTGAAGCCATCGAGGCCTCCAACAAGGCCATAACCGCCGCCGACGCCGCAAGCCGTGACAGCATAACCGCTTCCAGTGCGGCCATCGAAAAGGCCGAAAATTTAACCCGACAAGTCAGGGAAGCCGCCGAAGAATCAGCCCGGCTGGCCGCTGAGGCGGCTACCGCCGCCGACCAGGCCTCCACCGGTGTTGCCGGCGCCGAATCAGCGGCAACCGACGCCCGGCGGTCGGCCGAATCCGTGGAGTTGAAATCCCGTGAGGTCATCAAGCGGGTCGAAACCCTGGCCAAACAGACCGAAAACAGCATTTCCGGCTATTCCCGGAATTATGAAAAAGCTATCAAGACCGCCGAGGCAATATCCTTATCGGCTCAGGCGGCCGGCGAGCGAGCCGTTTCCCTGTCCAATCAGGCAATGCAACGCGCCGAGACCGCCGGCGAGGAAGCCAAACAAGCCGCCGACAAGGCCGCTCACATGGCGGTCAAGGCCGCCGAAAACGCGGTTCAAAGTGCTGAACAGGCTTCGGCGAACTGCGTTACCCAGGCCGCCGAAGCTATCAACCGGGCGGAAGAAGCCGCCCGCTCTGCCCGCGAAGCGGCAGACCACGCTGGGGCCGACGCCCGAATGGCGGCCTCCAGAGCCGATGAAGCCGGCAAGGCGGCGGCCGACGCGGCGTCGGCCGCCGCCCGCTCATCTCAGGAAGCCATCGACCGGGTAGCGGCAATAACCGAAGAGTCAAAACGCACCGTTACCGAGATGATAGACGTCATGTCAGAACGCATCGCGCAACTGGAAGAGCAGAGCCGAACCACCCGGGAGATGGCGGAACGCTCAGCCGCTTCGTCGAAAGAAACCATCGCTCGCATGGAGCAACTGATGCAGGAAGCCGCCGATGCCAGTCAAGCCGGCACCAAAGCCGCCCGTGACGCGGTCAAAGCCGCCCGTCGCGCCGCTCAGGAAGCGGCTCGCTCCTGGATAGCCACTTTCCAGGATATTGTTCAAAGCGCCAGCGATATCGGTAGCGTCAACGAACGCATCCTGGCCGAAACCGCCGAGGAAATCGGCAAGCCGCCTGCCGAGATTGCCCGGCGACCGCGTCGGGAACCGCCTCCGCCCAAACCGGAACCAGTGCCGGAAAAACCGCCGGCCGCTGAACCCGAGTCCGGAGAAACAACACCGGCCCCGCCCCGGGAATCACTCAAGAATCGCATGGAAATGCTGGAGCAGATGTTCAAGGAAGCGCAGAACCGCCCGCCGGAACCTCGCGAAGAGTGA
- a CDS encoding hypothetical protein (KEGG: ttr:Tter_1192 hypothetical protein) has translation MNLTLEYLLSVFIAALAVIQLGAVRAGLRGLYLGGSRLVACLVAVPCLLISGILFFTWNDRNPTGVIEGAQQAGLFSLAVAAAAAFTVILGLITNRRMPADRPTSTEGLEALKRTTFIHAIRSRFWKS, from the coding sequence TTGAATCTGACTTTAGAATATCTGCTATCGGTCTTCATTGCCGCCCTGGCGGTCATCCAGCTGGGTGCCGTCCGGGCTGGCCTGCGCGGTTTATACCTCGGCGGCAGTCGGTTAGTCGCCTGCCTGGTGGCTGTGCCCTGTCTCCTGATTTCCGGCATCCTGTTTTTTACCTGGAACGACCGCAACCCCACCGGCGTAATAGAAGGCGCTCAGCAGGCAGGACTCTTCTCTCTGGCGGTGGCCGCGGCGGCCGCCTTCACCGTCATCCTTGGTTTGATTACCAACCGCAGAATGCCGGCAGACCGCCCGACCAGTACTGAAGGACTGGAAGCGCTGAAGCGAACCACCTTTATTCATGCCATAAGGAGCCGATTTTGGAAGTCCTGA